One genomic window of Salmo salar chromosome ssa12, Ssal_v3.1, whole genome shotgun sequence includes the following:
- the LOC106564368 gene encoding ectonucleoside triphosphate diphosphohydrolase 7 isoform X1, producing the protein MARITFSCLPASWYCSVSLLSLGCVPRQRAFFLVFLTCSALVFLGVYQTELWGPQRHRGQVNKYLSSVETMEATDVTNAALNYGIVVDCGSSGSRVYVYYWPPHHGNLHTLLDIRQMRDHDRHPVVMKIKPGISTMALSPAKASDYLHPLLSFAATHVPRKKHKETPLYILCTAGMRLLPESQQAAILEDLVRDVPVEFDFLFSSSHAEVISGKQEGVYAWIGINFVLGRFDHAEYEDDAMVEVTTGSQNHHPISRRRTVGIMDMGGASLQIAYEVPSAVHFSSPEQEESGKSLLAEFNLGCDSEHTQHVYRVYVTTFLGFGGNMARQRYEDQLVNSTITKNRLTGDQTGMMEATPLTDPCLPVGLSDVVRRDGRAVHLRGQGDWARCQGAVRPFLGLHNGTMGSPRGVYQAPIDYSNSEFYGFSEFFYCTEDVLRMGGPYDSAKYSKAATDYCATKWSTLTKRLDSKLFSKQADSSRLKYQCFKSAWMFQVLHSGFRFPKDYPGLKTAQLVYDKEVQWTLGAILFKTRFLPLRDLQAESFKQGHSNWLRSSFVYNHYLFFACILVVLLAILLYILRLRRIHQREQRQAEALNLLWVEEGEALLA; encoded by the exons GATCACTTTCTCATGCCTGCCAGCCTCCTGGTACTGCAGTGTGTCCTTGCTGTCTCTGGGCTGTGTTCCCAGGCAAAGGGCCTTCTTCCTGGTGTTCCTCACCTGCTCTGCCCTGGTTTTCCTGGGGGTCTACCAGACTGAGCTCTGGGGGCCCCAGCGCCACAGGGGACAGGTCAACAA ATACCTCTCATCTGTGGAGACCATGGAGGCTACCGATGTCACCAACGCAGCTCTAAACTATGGGATCGTGGTGGACTGCGGCAGCAGCGGCTCCAGGGTGTATGTGTACTACTGGCCCCCCCACCATGGAAACCTCCACACCCTGCTGGACATCAGGCAGATGAGGGACCACGACCGCCACCCTGTGGTCATGAAGATCAAACCTG GTATTTCCACCATGGCGCTGAGCCCAGCCAAGGCCAGTGACTACCTCCATCCCCTCCTTTCCTTCGCTGCCACCCATGTCCCCAGGAAGAAACACAAGGAGactcctctctatatcctctgtACTGCTGGTATGAGACTGCTGCCTGAGAG TCAGCAGGCTGCTATCCTGGAGGACTTGGTAAGAGATGTTCCAGTGGAGTTTGACTTCCTGTTCTCCAGCTCCCATGCAGAGGTGATCTCTGGGAAACAGGAAG GTGTGTATGCATGGATTGGTATTAACTTTGTGTTGGGACGCTTTGACCATGCAGAGTATG AAGATGATGCAATGGTGGAGGTCACTACAGGGTCACAGAACCATCACCCAATTAGCCGGCGGCGTACGGTGGGCATCATGGACATGGGCGGAGCCTCGCTGCAGATAGCCTATGAGGTGCCTAGCGCGGTCCACTTCAGTTCACCTGAACAG GAGGAGTCTGGTAAGAGCCTGCTGGCAGAGTTTAACCTGGGCTGTGATTCAGAGCACACACAGCATGTCTACCGTGTATATGTCACCACATTCCTGGGCTTCGGGGGGAACATGGCTCGACAACGCTACGAAGACCAGCTGGTCAACTCAACCATCACCAAGAACAG GCTGACAGGCGATCAGACAGGCATGATGGAAGCCACGCCCCTTACGGACCCGTGCCTCCCTGTCGGCCTATCAGACGTGGTGCGTCGGGATGGGCGTGCGGTCCACCTGAGAGGGCAGGGGGACTGGGCGCGGTGCCAGGGGGCAGTCAGGCCTTTCCTGGGTCTCCACAATGGCACCATGGGATCCCCCAGGGGGGTGTACCAGGCCCCCATCGACTACAGCAACTCAGAGTTCTACGGCTTCTCTGAGTTCTTCTACTGCACCGAGGATGTACTGAGGATGGGGGGACCGTACGACAGCGCCAAGTACTCCAAGGCTGCCACG GACTATTGTGCCACCAAGTGGTCAACTCTGACCAAGCGTCTAGACAGCAAGCTGTTCTCTAAACAAGCAGACTCCTCCAGACTGAA gtACCAGTGTTTTAAGTCAGCCTGGATGTTCCAGGTGCTCCACTCAGGCTTCAGGTTCCCTAAGGACTACCCCGGCCTGAAGACTGCTCAGCTGGTCTATGACAAGGAGGTGCAGTGGACCCTGGGAGCCATCCTGTTTAAGACACGCTTCCTGCCTCTCAG ggaCCTCCAGGCAGAGTCATTTAAACAGGGCCACTCCAACTGGCTGCGTTCCTCCTTCGTCTACAACCACTACCTGTTTTTTGCCTGTATCCTGGTGGTCCTGCTGGCCATTCTGCTGTACATCCTCCGCCTCCGCAGGATCCACCAGCGAGAACAGAGGCAGGCTGAGGCCCTGAACCTGCtctgggtggaggagggggaggctctGCTGGCCTGA
- the LOC106564368 gene encoding ectonucleoside triphosphate diphosphohydrolase 7 isoform X2: protein MARITFSCLPASWYCSVSLLSLGCVPRQRAFFLVFLTCSALVFLGVYQTELWGPQRHRGQVNKYLSSVETMEATDVTNAALNYGIVVDCGSSGSRVYVYYWPPHHGNLHTLLDIRQMRDHDRHPVVMKIKPGISTMALSPAKASDYLHPLLSFAATHVPRKKHKETPLYILCTAGMRLLPESQQAAILEDLVRDVPVEFDFLFSSSHAEVISGKQEGVYAWIGINFVLGRFDHAEYDDAMVEVTTGSQNHHPISRRRTVGIMDMGGASLQIAYEVPSAVHFSSPEQEESGKSLLAEFNLGCDSEHTQHVYRVYVTTFLGFGGNMARQRYEDQLVNSTITKNRLTGDQTGMMEATPLTDPCLPVGLSDVVRRDGRAVHLRGQGDWARCQGAVRPFLGLHNGTMGSPRGVYQAPIDYSNSEFYGFSEFFYCTEDVLRMGGPYDSAKYSKAATDYCATKWSTLTKRLDSKLFSKQADSSRLKYQCFKSAWMFQVLHSGFRFPKDYPGLKTAQLVYDKEVQWTLGAILFKTRFLPLRDLQAESFKQGHSNWLRSSFVYNHYLFFACILVVLLAILLYILRLRRIHQREQRQAEALNLLWVEEGEALLA from the exons GATCACTTTCTCATGCCTGCCAGCCTCCTGGTACTGCAGTGTGTCCTTGCTGTCTCTGGGCTGTGTTCCCAGGCAAAGGGCCTTCTTCCTGGTGTTCCTCACCTGCTCTGCCCTGGTTTTCCTGGGGGTCTACCAGACTGAGCTCTGGGGGCCCCAGCGCCACAGGGGACAGGTCAACAA ATACCTCTCATCTGTGGAGACCATGGAGGCTACCGATGTCACCAACGCAGCTCTAAACTATGGGATCGTGGTGGACTGCGGCAGCAGCGGCTCCAGGGTGTATGTGTACTACTGGCCCCCCCACCATGGAAACCTCCACACCCTGCTGGACATCAGGCAGATGAGGGACCACGACCGCCACCCTGTGGTCATGAAGATCAAACCTG GTATTTCCACCATGGCGCTGAGCCCAGCCAAGGCCAGTGACTACCTCCATCCCCTCCTTTCCTTCGCTGCCACCCATGTCCCCAGGAAGAAACACAAGGAGactcctctctatatcctctgtACTGCTGGTATGAGACTGCTGCCTGAGAG TCAGCAGGCTGCTATCCTGGAGGACTTGGTAAGAGATGTTCCAGTGGAGTTTGACTTCCTGTTCTCCAGCTCCCATGCAGAGGTGATCTCTGGGAAACAGGAAG GTGTGTATGCATGGATTGGTATTAACTTTGTGTTGGGACGCTTTGACCATGCAGAGTATG ATGATGCAATGGTGGAGGTCACTACAGGGTCACAGAACCATCACCCAATTAGCCGGCGGCGTACGGTGGGCATCATGGACATGGGCGGAGCCTCGCTGCAGATAGCCTATGAGGTGCCTAGCGCGGTCCACTTCAGTTCACCTGAACAG GAGGAGTCTGGTAAGAGCCTGCTGGCAGAGTTTAACCTGGGCTGTGATTCAGAGCACACACAGCATGTCTACCGTGTATATGTCACCACATTCCTGGGCTTCGGGGGGAACATGGCTCGACAACGCTACGAAGACCAGCTGGTCAACTCAACCATCACCAAGAACAG GCTGACAGGCGATCAGACAGGCATGATGGAAGCCACGCCCCTTACGGACCCGTGCCTCCCTGTCGGCCTATCAGACGTGGTGCGTCGGGATGGGCGTGCGGTCCACCTGAGAGGGCAGGGGGACTGGGCGCGGTGCCAGGGGGCAGTCAGGCCTTTCCTGGGTCTCCACAATGGCACCATGGGATCCCCCAGGGGGGTGTACCAGGCCCCCATCGACTACAGCAACTCAGAGTTCTACGGCTTCTCTGAGTTCTTCTACTGCACCGAGGATGTACTGAGGATGGGGGGACCGTACGACAGCGCCAAGTACTCCAAGGCTGCCACG GACTATTGTGCCACCAAGTGGTCAACTCTGACCAAGCGTCTAGACAGCAAGCTGTTCTCTAAACAAGCAGACTCCTCCAGACTGAA gtACCAGTGTTTTAAGTCAGCCTGGATGTTCCAGGTGCTCCACTCAGGCTTCAGGTTCCCTAAGGACTACCCCGGCCTGAAGACTGCTCAGCTGGTCTATGACAAGGAGGTGCAGTGGACCCTGGGAGCCATCCTGTTTAAGACACGCTTCCTGCCTCTCAG ggaCCTCCAGGCAGAGTCATTTAAACAGGGCCACTCCAACTGGCTGCGTTCCTCCTTCGTCTACAACCACTACCTGTTTTTTGCCTGTATCCTGGTGGTCCTGCTGGCCATTCTGCTGTACATCCTCCGCCTCCGCAGGATCCACCAGCGAGAACAGAGGCAGGCTGAGGCCCTGAACCTGCtctgggtggaggagggggaggctctGCTGGCCTGA